The Stratiformator vulcanicus genome has a segment encoding these proteins:
- a CDS encoding reverse transcriptase family protein: protein MFRWLLRLLFGEDESVTQRSQPEKIAPVETDEAPKVRVRPRLARFEFRRRRGHHSTSAATRTTEKPYRFALPNGVSGETIDRSQDQNFERLTRWELPALTTPEDLADWMEVSIGELAWLTHRTESAYRPPSLEAAHYHFRWVHKKSGGSRLIESPKRRLKHVQQLLLRGLLDRVPAHPAAHGFVRGRSIVSNAQPHVGKAVVLSYDLENFYPAVRYNRVVAVFRGLGYSREAAIWLTRLTTSALPPRMPLPEGRGANLIRAYAARHLPQGAPTSPALANLSAFSLDVRLNGLANSFEANYTRYADDLTFSGDDRFRRSLATFIPLVNQIVRSEQFVVHREKRKVVKHGQRQLVTGVVVNDRPNVSRAAYDRLKATLHNCVRQGPASQNRDEHLNFEAHLQGKISHVRQLNPARAEKLQRLFDRIEW, encoded by the coding sequence ATGTTCCGCTGGTTGCTCCGACTGCTATTCGGCGAAGATGAATCGGTCACCCAGCGATCGCAGCCCGAGAAGATCGCGCCCGTCGAAACGGACGAGGCCCCCAAGGTCCGCGTTCGGCCTCGTCTCGCGCGGTTCGAATTTCGCCGCCGACGCGGTCATCATTCAACATCCGCAGCGACCCGGACGACTGAGAAGCCGTATCGATTCGCCCTGCCGAACGGTGTGTCCGGCGAGACGATCGATCGCTCGCAGGATCAGAATTTCGAGCGGCTCACCCGCTGGGAACTCCCGGCACTGACGACTCCGGAAGACCTCGCCGACTGGATGGAGGTCTCGATTGGTGAACTGGCCTGGCTGACACACCGGACCGAGTCCGCCTATCGTCCGCCCTCCCTCGAAGCGGCACACTATCACTTTCGCTGGGTGCACAAAAAGAGCGGCGGGTCACGGCTGATCGAGTCTCCCAAGCGGCGTCTCAAACATGTCCAGCAACTGCTGCTCCGCGGTTTGCTCGACCGAGTTCCCGCCCATCCGGCGGCCCACGGCTTCGTACGCGGCCGATCGATCGTCTCTAACGCGCAGCCCCACGTCGGAAAGGCGGTGGTGCTCAGTTATGACCTCGAGAATTTCTATCCCGCCGTCCGCTACAATCGCGTCGTCGCGGTCTTTCGAGGGTTGGGCTACTCACGGGAAGCGGCAATCTGGCTAACGCGACTAACGACGTCGGCCCTTCCCCCGCGGATGCCACTGCCGGAGGGCCGCGGTGCGAATTTGATTCGCGCTTACGCGGCCCGACACCTCCCTCAGGGCGCCCCGACGTCACCGGCACTGGCAAACCTGTCGGCCTTCTCGCTCGACGTGCGTCTGAACGGACTCGCAAACTCATTCGAAGCCAACTACACGCGCTACGCGGACGACCTGACCTTTTCCGGCGACGATCGCTTCCGCCGGTCGCTGGCGACATTCATTCCGCTGGTGAATCAGATCGTGCGCAGCGAGCAGTTCGTCGTGCATCGCGAGAAGCGGAAAGTCGTCAAACATGGACAGCGACAACTTGTGACGGGGGTCGTCGTCAACGACAGGCCGAACGTCAGCCGGGCGGCCTATGACCGGCTCAAGGCGACGTTGCACAATTGCGTCCGGCAAGGCCCGGCTTCGCAGAATCGCGACGAGCACCTGAACTTCGAAGCCCACCTGCAGGGAAAAATCTCGCACGTCCGTCAGCTCAATCCCGCGCGAGCGGAGAAACTGCAGCGATTGTTCGACCGAATCGAGTGGTGA
- a CDS encoding site-2 protease family protein has translation MFGPIRPTPYDLRFSISGIPVNVTPMFWAITAIMGLGRIEQTGLPGVVIWVVVVFFSILLHELGHAIAQRAYGQSPQIILYHFGGVAQYMPRGRIGWTQQIVISLAGPGIQLAFYGVLQYVVWQLRQSDNYPEFLSPAWLLIYDLEYVNLYWALVNLLPVLPLDGGRVAETLLVRFRHRDGADLAIKIGIVVGGAAALWFFMNDYRYAGFLFVFLAFNNYQSLQNTNYRGW, from the coding sequence ATGTTCGGCCCCATCCGCCCCACGCCGTATGACTTGCGGTTCAGCATTTCGGGCATTCCGGTCAACGTGACCCCGATGTTCTGGGCTATCACCGCGATCATGGGGCTGGGTCGAATTGAACAGACCGGCCTGCCGGGCGTCGTGATCTGGGTCGTCGTCGTCTTCTTTTCGATTCTGCTGCACGAGTTGGGTCACGCGATCGCTCAGCGGGCGTATGGGCAGTCACCCCAAATCATTCTCTATCACTTCGGCGGGGTCGCGCAGTACATGCCACGCGGCCGGATCGGTTGGACGCAGCAGATCGTGATCAGTCTCGCCGGCCCGGGCATTCAATTAGCCTTTTACGGCGTGCTCCAGTACGTGGTCTGGCAGTTGCGTCAGTCGGACAATTACCCGGAATTCCTCTCACCTGCGTGGTTATTGATCTACGACCTGGAGTACGTGAATCTCTATTGGGCTCTGGTCAACTTGCTGCCGGTTCTTCCGCTCGACGGCGGGCGTGTGGCGGAAACGCTGCTCGTTCGGTTTCGGCATCGCGACGGAGCCGACCTCGCGATCAAAATCGGCATTGTGGTCGGCGGCGCTGCGGCGTTGTGGTTCTTTATGAACGACTATCGATACGCCGGCTTCCTCTTCGTATTTCTGGCATTTAATAATTACCAATCGCTGCAGAACACGAACTACCGCGGCTGGTAA
- a CDS encoding enolase C-terminal domain-like protein has product MHLLSADVALEPVPFRAPLKFGGRVVDRTQLINVTVRLEGEGGRTAVGFGSMPVGNVWAWPSSQVEPDTAEPAMIDFAREAAAEAVRLGKSEHPVVLMTDLMRRYDDVAIDVRQRASLPESLPKLAQLVAASSLDAAVHDAFGRLHAKSSYDVLGPEYMSGDLSRFLDDRFVGDTLDQFTSRTPKPTMPLYHLVGALDPLTDDDIEQRIDDGLPETLPEWIAAEGLTHLKIKLAGDDLAWDVDRVLRVDAVTADAQSRRGCEQWYYSLDFNEKCENAEYVVEFLSKLQERSPAAYGRVQYLEQPTSRHLRKSPDQQMHAAAKLKPVVIDEALTDYESLLTAVDLGYSGVALKACKGHTESLLLGAAAQKLGLFLCVQDLTCPGYSFLHSASLAARIPTVAAIEGNGRQYCPAPNEKWAKSYPEMFGLSDGTVQTADLTNEGLFGAKIENHDPV; this is encoded by the coding sequence ATGCACCTTCTCTCCGCTGACGTCGCCCTCGAACCGGTTCCGTTCCGGGCTCCGCTGAAATTCGGGGGCCGCGTCGTCGACCGCACGCAACTCATTAACGTAACGGTTCGGCTCGAAGGTGAAGGCGGCCGCACCGCGGTCGGCTTCGGCAGTATGCCGGTTGGAAACGTCTGGGCTTGGCCTTCGTCACAGGTCGAGCCTGATACCGCCGAGCCGGCGATGATTGACTTCGCACGGGAGGCGGCGGCCGAGGCGGTGCGATTGGGGAAGTCGGAGCATCCGGTCGTGCTGATGACCGATTTGATGCGGCGATACGATGACGTGGCGATCGATGTACGTCAGCGGGCGTCTCTTCCCGAATCGTTGCCGAAGTTGGCTCAACTGGTCGCGGCCAGTTCTCTCGATGCCGCGGTGCATGATGCGTTCGGTCGGCTGCACGCAAAGAGCAGCTATGACGTGTTGGGGCCGGAATACATGTCTGGCGATCTCTCCCGCTTTCTCGATGATCGGTTCGTCGGCGACACGCTCGATCAGTTCACGTCGCGAACACCGAAACCGACGATGCCGCTGTATCACCTGGTCGGAGCGCTCGATCCGCTCACCGACGATGACATTGAGCAACGAATTGACGACGGACTTCCCGAGACGCTCCCGGAGTGGATCGCCGCCGAAGGGTTGACGCATTTGAAGATCAAACTCGCGGGGGATGATCTCGCCTGGGATGTCGATCGAGTCCTGCGGGTTGATGCGGTGACGGCAGACGCCCAATCGCGCCGCGGGTGCGAACAATGGTATTACTCGCTCGACTTCAACGAGAAATGTGAGAACGCCGAGTACGTCGTTGAATTTCTATCGAAACTACAGGAGCGTTCGCCCGCAGCCTACGGACGCGTGCAGTATCTGGAGCAACCGACGAGCCGTCACCTGCGAAAATCGCCCGACCAACAGATGCACGCGGCGGCGAAGCTCAAGCCGGTGGTGATCGACGAGGCGCTGACCGACTATGAGTCTCTGCTGACGGCGGTCGATCTCGGCTACAGCGGCGTCGCCCTAAAAGCGTGCAAGGGGCACACCGAGTCCCTGCTGTTGGGAGCCGCGGCACAGAAGCTCGGGTTGTTCCTGTGTGTGCAGGATTTGACCTGCCCCGGCTATTCATTCCTGCACTCGGCAAGCTTGGCGGCCCGCATCCCGACGGTAGCCGCGATCGAAGGCAACGGCCGACAATATTGCCCGGCTCCGAACGAAAAATGGGCGAAGTCATATCCCGAAATGTTCGGCCTCAGCGATGGAACCGTTCAAACGGCAGACCTCACCAACGAAGGCCTCTTCGGTGCGAAGATCGAGAATCATGATCCCGTTTAG
- the fae gene encoding formaldehyde-activating enzyme, with product MHVGEALVGDGFEVSHIDLLIGEKTGPVGSAFASALTTQSQGHSNLLAVLEPNLAVKPATVMITKVSIKGEKQAVQMFGPAQYAVAKAVADSVAEGVIPADQAENLCIVCGVFIHWKAEDDKKIFEYNYEATKLSIARAMKNEPSAEEMVAKKDSAKHPFSGV from the coding sequence ATGCACGTCGGCGAAGCACTGGTCGGTGACGGATTTGAAGTATCTCACATTGACCTTTTAATCGGCGAAAAGACCGGTCCGGTCGGTTCGGCGTTTGCCTCGGCTCTGACAACGCAGAGCCAAGGACACAGCAATCTGCTGGCGGTGTTGGAGCCGAACCTCGCGGTGAAGCCGGCAACCGTGATGATCACCAAGGTCAGCATTAAGGGCGAGAAGCAGGCCGTCCAAATGTTCGGCCCCGCGCAGTACGCGGTCGCCAAGGCCGTTGCCGACAGCGTCGCCGAGGGAGTGATCCCCGCCGATCAGGCCGAGAATCTTTGCATCGTCTGCGGTGTCTTCATCCACTGGAAGGCCGAAGACGACAAGAAGATTTTCGAATACAACTACGAGGCCACAAAGCTCTCGATCGCCCGCGCGATGAAGAATGAGCCCTCCGCAGAAGAAATGGTGGCCAAGAAAGATTCGGCTAAGCACCCATTCTCGGGCGTTTGA
- a CDS encoding NADP-dependent methylenetetrahydromethanopterin/methylenetetrahydrofolate dehydrogenase encodes MKRILIQFDPDKHPSSFDRVVAIDAGADEVFSYGGVEPEDVAGLVHGAIFTRGPADLKNSAIFVGGNDVEAAEVIAAKIKQTFFGPMRVSVMIDPNGSNTTAAAAIAAARVHLDLSEITAVVFGGTGPVGERIAHLLLKYGAGVRITSRTIERSTEVCDRLRERFPDGRLTACETGTADGRKSITRGINAIFAAGAAGVQFLKQPQWQGIEGLKLVVDLNAVPPAGLEGIEVTDKGETRDGITCYGAIGVGGLKMKIHKAAVNRLFDANDLILTTDSIDELATEVVGR; translated from the coding sequence ATGAAACGCATTCTGATTCAGTTCGATCCCGATAAGCACCCCAGTTCGTTCGATCGTGTCGTCGCGATCGATGCGGGGGCGGACGAGGTCTTCAGCTACGGCGGCGTCGAGCCGGAGGATGTCGCTGGGCTGGTTCACGGGGCGATCTTCACTCGTGGCCCCGCCGATTTGAAGAACTCTGCCATTTTCGTCGGTGGCAACGACGTCGAAGCCGCTGAAGTCATCGCAGCGAAGATCAAGCAGACGTTCTTCGGACCGATGCGGGTCTCGGTGATGATCGACCCGAATGGCTCGAATACAACCGCGGCCGCCGCGATCGCGGCGGCGCGAGTTCATCTCGATCTCTCTGAGATCACGGCCGTTGTGTTCGGCGGAACCGGTCCGGTCGGTGAACGGATCGCCCATCTGCTTCTGAAGTACGGGGCCGGGGTCCGAATCACTTCGCGCACGATCGAACGATCGACGGAGGTGTGCGATCGCCTTCGGGAACGATTTCCCGACGGACGACTCACCGCCTGCGAGACGGGAACTGCGGACGGGCGAAAATCGATTACGCGGGGGATCAATGCGATTTTCGCGGCCGGGGCGGCGGGCGTGCAGTTTTTGAAGCAGCCGCAATGGCAGGGGATCGAAGGGCTGAAGCTCGTTGTCGATCTGAATGCCGTACCCCCCGCCGGGCTAGAGGGAATCGAAGTCACAGATAAAGGCGAAACTCGTGACGGGATCACGTGTTACGGCGCAATCGGGGTCGGCGGGCTGAAAATGAAAATCCACAAAGCCGCCGTGAATCGCCTATTTGATGCAAACGATTTGATCCTCACGACCGATTCCATAGATGAGTTGGCGACCGAAGTGGTCGGCAGGTAA
- a CDS encoding BamA/TamA family outer membrane protein: MAGVTDDTPTVPNRSRTNSNGVRLRCASASTGVALACLIAAVAMPALAEDYLSAVQQPLAQVLIDGNVTIPASEIQKHVSSRPGRPVDPVLVREDVRKLHDTRWFASVSQRVKPTDEGPVLIFTVVEKPILRKVGFKGNRKIKTRYLAALTGLQPDHAYDVLVNREAARRIEEYYRDEGFAFAKVTLEKGDSVRDREVIFKIEEGPKVRVVSVQFRGNTIASDGRLSTYLMTDKAGFDFLPFSNRLPFGGLYDPTTIPNDIAVLTKYYHDLGFFDVSISDQVNFSPDRAKVTIVYSINEGLRYRVRRIEYDGNRVLPTKELVRDRNLNEGEYFDRRGLDRDLNEIRESYGNLGRLYASVEAIPRFSETPGVADLIVRIDEDKPYIIRNIYVDIAGTHPHTKTNVIRNHFTVAPGSIANPREIRRSKSRIEGVPAFAATTGGAVKVDIQRVSSETQAGFRGQSPDTRGGVDVYIHDGEARRYRQDNPYLSRPAAEPQWSEPFDSAPEAQTNSRRPAISTARNNPFASSATREERPRPLDSFAAADDSTTGGPNDLELRPDNPFVGPPHQPMSIPYRESSPSWPATTSGATRQRSNFGATYDESHPFAAMETKPARPSSNDFATADFAPSINRVERGTPVMPVATTKPSTSNLNAFDARNDFAATDFEANTAAPSGIPTASTRNPFADAPLTASTTSAAPAVVSVPRQSAPSPTEPTVNTADATYTVSENPYSTVQQTGVGPFQERNPLFPPSPMGDPFRGALEEPGLVDLRVSAREAQTGRLMFGAAVNSNAGLVGNVVLEEQNFDLFRFPTSFSDITNGTAFRGGGQRFRLEAVPGTQVSRYTVSWQDPFIFDTNYSFGASGFYFQRFYEDWNEQRAGGRFNIGRQFSPFVSAGLISRVEEVELSDPSVPTPASLQEALGDNFLFTLGGVVRIDTRDNALNPTEGTSVELNYTQGISEYTYSQADIEAYQYYTLFSRPDGSGKQILSLRGQLGYSTDDTPIFERFFAGGFQTFRGFDFRGVGPREQGVSVGGDFLAIGTVQYQVPLLANDALAGVVFSDFGTLEPDVQIEDFRVSVGAGLRIQIPALGPVPLAFDFAYPIVKAPFDDQEIFSFYIGVQR, encoded by the coding sequence ATGGCCGGTGTCACGGATGACACCCCGACCGTCCCGAATCGTTCGCGGACTAATTCGAATGGCGTGCGCCTGCGATGCGCGTCGGCTTCGACCGGGGTTGCGCTCGCGTGCTTGATCGCCGCGGTGGCGATGCCCGCGTTGGCGGAGGACTACCTTTCGGCGGTGCAGCAACCTTTAGCGCAGGTTCTCATCGACGGCAACGTGACCATTCCCGCATCGGAGATTCAAAAGCACGTTTCAAGTCGTCCCGGACGCCCCGTCGACCCCGTTTTGGTCCGGGAAGATGTCCGCAAGTTACATGACACGCGGTGGTTCGCGTCAGTCTCGCAGCGGGTCAAGCCGACCGACGAAGGCCCGGTGCTAATCTTCACCGTGGTCGAGAAGCCGATCTTGCGAAAGGTCGGTTTCAAAGGAAACCGCAAGATCAAGACGCGGTATCTGGCAGCGCTGACCGGCCTACAGCCCGACCACGCCTACGATGTTCTGGTCAATCGCGAAGCGGCCCGGCGGATCGAAGAATACTATCGCGATGAAGGATTCGCGTTCGCAAAAGTCACGCTCGAAAAGGGCGATTCGGTTCGCGACCGCGAAGTCATCTTCAAAATCGAAGAAGGTCCGAAGGTCCGTGTCGTCTCGGTGCAGTTCCGGGGAAACACGATCGCCTCGGACGGCCGGCTGTCGACCTACCTGATGACCGACAAAGCTGGCTTCGATTTTCTGCCGTTCAGTAATCGCCTGCCGTTCGGCGGATTGTACGACCCGACGACCATTCCGAATGACATCGCCGTCCTGACGAAATATTACCACGACCTCGGATTCTTCGACGTTTCGATCTCTGACCAGGTCAATTTCAGCCCGGATCGTGCGAAGGTCACGATCGTCTATTCGATCAACGAAGGACTGCGTTACCGCGTCCGTCGGATCGAATACGATGGCAATCGTGTTCTGCCGACGAAGGAACTTGTTCGCGATCGGAATTTGAACGAAGGGGAGTATTTCGACCGCCGCGGCCTCGATCGCGATCTCAATGAAATCCGCGAGAGCTACGGCAATCTCGGTCGGCTCTATGCCAGTGTCGAGGCAATTCCGCGCTTTTCGGAGACCCCGGGTGTCGCCGATCTGATCGTGCGGATCGATGAAGACAAGCCGTACATTATCCGAAACATTTACGTCGACATTGCCGGGACACACCCCCACACGAAGACCAACGTGATCCGCAATCACTTCACGGTGGCGCCGGGGAGCATTGCCAATCCGAGAGAAATTCGACGCTCCAAGAGCCGCATCGAAGGTGTTCCGGCATTTGCCGCGACCACCGGCGGAGCGGTCAAAGTAGACATTCAGCGGGTCAGCTCAGAAACGCAAGCAGGTTTCCGCGGCCAAAGCCCGGACACCCGCGGCGGAGTCGACGTTTACATCCACGATGGTGAGGCGAGACGGTACCGCCAGGACAATCCCTATCTGAGTCGCCCGGCCGCCGAACCTCAGTGGTCTGAGCCTTTTGATTCGGCCCCTGAAGCTCAAACCAACAGCCGGCGCCCTGCGATTTCCACGGCGAGGAATAACCCATTCGCTTCCAGTGCCACGCGGGAAGAGCGGCCGCGACCTTTGGACAGCTTTGCCGCCGCCGATGACTCTACGACGGGCGGACCGAACGATCTTGAGTTGCGGCCTGACAATCCGTTCGTCGGTCCTCCGCATCAGCCGATGAGCATCCCATACCGCGAAAGTTCCCCCTCGTGGCCGGCAACGACTAGCGGAGCGACCCGTCAGCGTTCCAACTTTGGTGCGACATACGACGAGTCACATCCGTTTGCGGCCATGGAAACCAAACCGGCCCGCCCTTCTTCGAACGACTTCGCCACCGCAGACTTCGCCCCGTCGATCAATCGCGTCGAGCGGGGGACCCCCGTCATGCCTGTCGCCACGACGAAGCCGTCGACTTCGAATTTGAACGCCTTCGATGCCCGGAACGACTTTGCCGCGACTGACTTTGAAGCCAACACCGCAGCACCATCGGGCATCCCGACGGCATCGACTCGCAATCCGTTCGCCGATGCCCCTCTGACCGCGTCGACCACATCGGCCGCCCCGGCGGTTGTGAGCGTTCCGCGACAATCAGCGCCATCACCGACCGAACCTACCGTCAATACCGCCGATGCCACATACACCGTAAGCGAAAATCCTTACTCAACGGTCCAGCAAACAGGTGTCGGCCCCTTTCAGGAACGCAATCCACTGTTTCCACCGAGCCCAATGGGCGACCCGTTTCGCGGGGCGCTCGAAGAGCCCGGATTGGTCGACCTGCGTGTCAGCGCTCGCGAAGCACAAACGGGCCGGCTGATGTTCGGCGCGGCCGTCAACAGCAACGCCGGACTCGTCGGTAACGTCGTACTCGAAGAACAGAACTTCGACCTGTTCCGCTTCCCGACCAGCTTCTCCGACATCACCAACGGCACCGCTTTTCGCGGCGGCGGTCAGCGCTTTCGACTCGAAGCGGTCCCCGGTACGCAGGTCAGCCGGTACACCGTCAGTTGGCAGGATCCGTTCATCTTTGACACGAACTACAGTTTCGGGGCGAGCGGTTTTTACTTCCAGCGGTTCTATGAAGACTGGAACGAACAGCGGGCCGGTGGTCGGTTCAATATCGGCCGACAGTTCAGCCCGTTTGTTTCAGCGGGACTCATTTCGCGGGTCGAAGAAGTTGAACTCTCCGATCCCAGCGTGCCGACGCCCGCTTCGCTACAGGAAGCACTCGGCGATAATTTTCTGTTCACGCTCGGTGGGGTCGTGCGAATCGATACGCGTGACAACGCGCTAAACCCTACGGAAGGCACGTCGGTCGAACTGAACTACACGCAGGGCATTAGCGAATACACTTACTCGCAGGCCGATATCGAAGCCTATCAGTACTACACGCTGTTCAGCCGGCCCGACGGCTCGGGTAAGCAGATCCTGTCGCTGCGTGGTCAACTCGGTTACTCGACCGACGACACGCCGATCTTCGAACGTTTCTTCGCCGGTGGATTTCAAACCTTCCGCGGCTTCGACTTCCGCGGTGTCGGTCCGCGGGAACAAGGCGTTTCGGTCGGGGGTGACTTCCTCGCGATCGGTACTGTCCAGTATCAGGTTCCGTTGCTCGCCAACGATGCCCTCGCCGGCGTTGTCTTCTCTGACTTCGGTACCCTTGAGCCGGACGTGCAGATCGAAGATTTTCGCGTCAGCGTCGGTGCCGGTCTGCGGATTCAAATCCCGGCCCTCGGCCCCGTGCCCCTCGCGTTCGACTTCGCCTACCCGATCGTCAAAGCCCCCTTCGACGACCAGGAAATCTTCAGCTTCTACATCGGCGTGCAGCGGTAG
- a CDS encoding DUF447 domain-containing protein, translating into MVVEGLVTTTNADGTINVSPMGPLTSPQFDFLTLRPFEGSQTLANLRRDRSCVFHVTDDVLLLTRAMLNVPMRPDLRRAEVIDGWVLADTCRWFELKAESISGESPRLTIETTIEHVGIGRPFFGWNRAKHAVLEAAVLASRVHLLDGPTMLADFEPLRVIVEKTGNDDEREAFALLKQHVESAPAANTQAES; encoded by the coding sequence ATGGTAGTGGAGGGGTTGGTCACGACGACGAATGCCGACGGGACGATCAACGTCTCGCCGATGGGACCGCTCACGTCGCCGCAGTTCGACTTCCTGACGCTGCGGCCGTTCGAGGGTTCGCAGACGCTCGCGAATTTGCGAAGGGATCGGTCGTGCGTGTTTCACGTCACGGACGACGTGCTGCTGCTAACGCGGGCGATGCTCAACGTGCCGATGCGGCCCGACCTGCGCCGCGCGGAGGTGATCGATGGATGGGTACTCGCCGATACTTGTCGTTGGTTTGAGTTGAAGGCGGAATCGATTTCCGGGGAATCGCCGCGACTGACAATCGAGACGACCATCGAGCACGTCGGTATCGGGAGACCGTTCTTCGGCTGGAACCGCGCGAAACATGCGGTGTTGGAAGCGGCGGTACTCGCGTCGCGGGTCCATCTGCTCGATGGGCCGACCATGCTCGCCGACTTCGAACCCCTTCGCGTAATCGTGGAGAAGACCGGAAACGATGACGAGCGCGAAGCATTCGCGTTATTGAAGCAGCACGTCGAATCAGCGCCGGCCGCGAACACGCAGGCCGAATCATGA
- the larC gene encoding nickel pincer cofactor biosynthesis protein LarC, giving the protein MRIAYLDCATGISGDMTLAALLDAGVELAPIRAAIDSLGLPGVTLRVDEIVKHGFRSTYVRVEHPEQHAHRHLSDIESILDAATGLTATQKEIAHEIFLAIARAEARVHGTTVDKIHFHEVGAIDSIVDIVGAAVGFDLLDVDHVVASPIPTGRGRVKIDHGVCSIPAPATAEILKGIPLASIPVDGELTTPTGAAIVRTIVDSFGSIPQMTIESVGYGAGTMDLPDRANMLRIIVGDAAADPQRDRVTLLETNLDDVSPEVIGHTKQRLFEAGALDVFSTAIQMKKDRPGVLLSVLAPPDIADKLEDILFGETATFGVRRHTLDRATRVRQEHVVTTEFGQVRGKLGWRDGEPAVFVPEFEDCARVAGEHGIPLRDVYRASEVAFATRSFEAVTEATHGEPSAHGHDHDHSHDHDHSHSHDHDHSHDHDAPAATPREDN; this is encoded by the coding sequence TTGCGGATTGCGTACCTCGATTGTGCGACCGGCATCAGCGGCGACATGACGTTGGCGGCCCTACTCGACGCCGGTGTCGAACTCGCACCGATTCGCGCTGCGATCGACTCCTTGGGACTGCCCGGCGTGACCCTGCGTGTCGACGAGATCGTCAAACACGGCTTTCGCTCCACTTACGTCCGGGTCGAACATCCTGAGCAGCACGCCCACCGGCACCTGTCCGATATTGAATCGATTCTCGATGCGGCGACCGGACTGACGGCGACACAGAAAGAGATTGCCCACGAGATATTTCTCGCGATCGCCCGGGCGGAAGCCCGCGTCCATGGCACGACGGTCGACAAGATTCATTTTCACGAAGTCGGGGCGATCGACTCGATCGTCGATATTGTCGGCGCCGCGGTCGGGTTTGACCTGTTGGATGTCGATCACGTCGTCGCGTCGCCGATTCCGACTGGACGAGGACGGGTGAAGATTGACCACGGTGTTTGTTCGATTCCGGCACCGGCGACGGCCGAAATCCTGAAGGGCATCCCGCTGGCGAGCATTCCCGTCGATGGCGAACTGACGACCCCGACCGGAGCCGCGATCGTGCGGACGATCGTCGATTCGTTCGGTTCGATTCCGCAAATGACGATCGAGTCGGTCGGATACGGCGCCGGCACGATGGACCTGCCGGACCGCGCGAACATGCTCCGGATTATCGTCGGCGACGCCGCGGCCGATCCGCAGCGCGATCGGGTGACGCTTCTGGAAACAAATCTCGATGACGTCTCGCCCGAAGTGATCGGCCATACGAAACAGCGACTGTTCGAAGCGGGGGCGCTCGACGTTTTCTCGACGGCGATTCAAATGAAAAAAGATCGCCCCGGCGTGCTGCTCAGCGTGCTCGCGCCGCCGGACATCGCAGACAAGCTCGAAGACATCTTGTTCGGGGAGACGGCCACCTTCGGTGTTCGGCGGCACACGCTCGATCGCGCCACGCGGGTGCGTCAGGAACACGTCGTGACGACCGAGTTCGGCCAAGTCCGCGGCAAACTCGGTTGGCGCGATGGAGAGCCGGCCGTTTTTGTTCCCGAATTCGAAGACTGCGCCCGGGTGGCAGGCGAGCATGGGATCCCGCTGCGAGATGTTTACCGGGCGTCCGAGGTTGCGTTCGCCACGCGGTCGTTCGAGGCGGTGACGGAAGCAACGCATGGCGAGCCGAGTGCCCACGGTCATGACCATGATCATTCACACGATCACGACCATTCGCACTCGCACGATCATGACCATTCTCACGATCACGACGCGCCGGCGGCAACGCCGCGGGAGGACAATTGA